In a genomic window of Sarcophilus harrisii chromosome 4, mSarHar1.11, whole genome shotgun sequence:
- the RBM15 gene encoding RNA-binding protein 15 codes for MRAVGRGPLPRRCPRWRRGIPLCETSAGRRATQFRGGPGQSSAMKGKERSPAKAKRSRGGGEESSTRGERSKKLGGSGGSNGSSSGKADSGGTRRSLHLDKGSSRGGSREYDTPGGGSSSRLHSYSSPSTKNSSGGGESRSSSRGGGESRSAGAAPSSTGGDGGGGGGEYKTLKISELGSQLSDEAVEDGLFHEFKRFGDVSVKISRLPGGSGDERVAFVNFRRPEDARAAKHARGRLVLYDRPLKIEAVYVNRRRSRSPLDKEAYAPATVVGAAVGHRHPPGGGQRALSPGGAALGYRDYRLQQLALGRLPPPPPPPLPRELERDRDYPFYERVRPAYSLEPRVGAGAAPFREVDELSPEDGQRANRTLFLGNLDITVTESDLRRAFDRFGVITEGDIKRPTRGQTSTYGFLKFENLDMSHRAKLAMSGKVIIRNPIKIGYGKATPTTRLWVGGLGPWVPLAALAREFDRFGTIRTIDYRKGDSWAYIQYESLDAAHAAWTHMRGFPLGGPDRRLRVDFADTEHRYQQQYLQPLPLTHYELVADAFGHRAPDPLRGARDRTPPLLYRDRDRDLYPDTDWVPPPPPVRERSTRAAAASVPAYEPLDSLERRRDGWSLERDRGERDLPSSRDPPRKRRLPEDGGGRHVDRSPESERSRKRHCPPTPDRSPDLGSSRDRYNSEPDRSSRLLLLERPSPVRADRRGSLERGQGDKRDRKNSASVERDRKHRAPAPAEGKSPLKKEERTEASVPSASSSSAAKLKSPPQKTEPPPAAAPAAAPKLCLAWQGMLLLKNSNFPSNMHLLQGDLHVASSLLVEGSTGGKVAQLKITQRLRLDQPKLDEVTRRIKVAGPNGYAILLAVPGNSDSRSSAVSEATTSTQRPLRNLVSYLKQKQAAGVISLPVGGNKDKENTGVLHAFPPCEFSQQFLDSPAKALAKSEEDYLVMVIVRAGGQRMKIWNSKL; via the coding sequence ATGAGGGCGGTGGGGCGGGGTCCATTGCCGCGGCGGTGTCCAAGATGGCGGCGTGGGATTCCGCTGTGTGAAACCAGCGCGGGCAGGCGAGCTACCCAGTTCCGAGGCGGCCCCGGACAGTCCTCAGCAATGAAGGGGAAAGAGCGCTCTCCAGCGAAGGCCAAGCGCTCCCGCGGCGGCGGGGAGGAGTCCAGCACCCGCGGGGAGCGGAGCAAGAAGCTGGGCGGCTCTGGCGGCAGCAACGGCAGCAGTAGCGGTAAGGCGGACAGCGGTGGGACCCGCCGGAGCCTGCACCTAGACAAGGGCAGCAGCCGGGGCGGCAGCCGCGAGTACGACACTCCGGGCGGCGGCTCTAGCAGTCGCTTGCACAGCTATAGTTCCCCCAGCACCAAGAACTCTTCGGGAGGGGGCGAGTCGCGCAGCAGCTCCCGCGGGGGCGGGGAGTCCCGCTCGGCCGGGGCGGCCCCCAGCTCTACGGGCGGCGATGGCGGCGGGGGTGGTGGCGAGTACAAGACGCTCAAGATCAGCGAGCTGGGTTCCCAGTTGAGCGACGAGGCGGTGGAGGACGGGCTGTTCCACGAGTTCAAGCGCTTCGGAGACGTGAGCGTCAAGATCAGCCGCCTTCCAGGGGGCTCGGGCGACGAGCGCGTGGCCTTCGTGAACTTCCGCAGGCCCGAGGATGCCCGGGCTGCCAAGCATGCCCGGGGTCGCCTGGTGCTCTACGACCGGCCGCTCAAGATCGAGGCAGTGTATGTGAATCGGCGCCGCAGCCGCTCCCCGCTGGACAAAGAGGCTTACGCGCCGGCCACCGTGGTGGGCGCGGCCGTGGGGCACCGGCACCCCCCCGGGGGCGGACAGCGGGCGCTGTCCCCGGGCGGCGCGGCCTTGGGCTACCGAGATTACCGGCTGCAGCAGCTGGCCCTGGGCCGCCTGCCGCCCCCGCCTCCGCCCCCCCTGCCCCGGGAGCTGGAGCGGGACCGAGACTACCCCTTCTACGAGCGGGTGCGCCCGGCCTATAGCCTGGAGCCCCGAGTGGGCGCTGGCGCCGCCCCTTTCCGAGAAGTGGACGAGCTGTCGCCCGAGGATGGGCAGCGTGCCAACCGCACCCTCTTTCTGGGCAACCTGGACATCACGGTGACTGAGAGCGACCTCCGCAGGGCCTTTGACCGCTTTGGGGTCATCACCGAGGGGGACATCAAGCGGCCCACGCGGGGCCAGACCAGCACCTACGGCTTCCTCAAGTTCGAGAACCTGGACATGTCCCACCGAGCCAAGCTGGCCATGTCCGGCAAGGTCATCATCCGCAACCCCATCAAGATCGGCTATGGCAAGGCCACGCCCACCACGCGCCTTTGGGTGGGCGGCCTGGGCCCCTGGGTGCCGCTGGCAGCCCTGGCCCGCGAGTTTGACCGCTTCGGCACCATCCGCACAATCGACTACCGCAAGGGCGATAGCTGGGCCTACATCCAGTACGAGAGCCTGGACGCGGCTCACGCAGCCTGGACCCATATGCGCGGCTTCCCGCTGGGGGGGCCCGACCGCCGCTTGCGGGTGGACTTTGCAGACACGGAACACCGCTACCAGCAGCAGTACCTGCAGCCCTTGCCGCTCACCCACTATGAGCTGGTGGCGGATGCCTTCGGGCACCGGGCCCCCGACCCCCTGCGGGGCGCCCGCGACCGCACCCCCCCCCTGCTGTACCGGGACCGGGACCGGGACCTCTACCCGGACACAGACTGGGTGCCGCCCCCGCCCCCCGTCCGCGAGCGCAGCACTCGCGCAGCCGCGGCCTCGGTGCCCGCCTACGAGCCCCTCGACAGCCTGGAGCGCCGGCGGGATGGCTGGTCCCTGGAGCGTGACCGTGGGGAGAGAGACTTGCCCAGCAGCCGGGACCCGCCCCGTAAGAGGAGGCTGCCCGAGGACGGTGGGGGCCGGCACGTGGACAGGTCCCCCGAGAGCGAGCGCTCCCGGAAGAGGCACTGCCCCCCCACGCCGGACCGCAGCCCGGACCTGGGCAGCAGCCGAGACCGCTACAACAGCGAGCCTGACCGGTCTTCGCGCCTGCTGCTGCTGGAGCGGCCCTCCCCCGTGCGTGCTGACCGCAGGGGCAGCTTGGAGCGCGGCCAGGGAGACAAGAGGGACCGCAAAAACTCGGCCTCGGTGGAGCGGGACCGAAAGCACCGGGCGCCCGCGCCCGCGGAAGGCAAGAGCCCCCTGAAGAAGGAGGAGCGGACAGAGGCCTCGGTGCCCAGCGCCAGCAGCAGCAGCGCGGCCAAGCTGAAATCCCCTCCGCAGAAGACCGAGCCTCCTCCGGCTGCCGCGCCGGCCGCTGCCCCCAAGCTTTGCCTGGCTTGGCAGGGCATGCTTCTGCTCAAGAACAGCAACTTTCCCTCCAACATGCACCTGCTGCAGGGCGACCTCCACGTGGCCAGCAGCCTGCTGGTGGAGGGCTCCACCGGGGGCAAGGTGGCTCAGCTCAAGATCACGCAGCGTCTGCGTCTGGACCAGCCCAAATTGGACGAAGTGACCCGGCGCATCAAGGTGGCCGGGCCCAACGGTTACGCCATTCTGCTCGCTGTGCCTGGCAACTCGGACAGCCGCTCCTCAGCCGTGTCTGAGGCCACCACCTCGACTCAGAGGCCGCTCAGGAACCTGGTGTCCTACCTTAAGCAAAAGCAGGCCGCTGGGGTCATCAGCCTCCCTGTGGGGGGCAACAAAGACAAGGAGAACACCGGGGTCCTCCATGCCTTCCCACCCTGTGAGTTCTCCCAGCAGTTTCTGGATTCTCCTGCCAAGGCACTGGCCAAATCTGAAGAAGATTACCTGGTCATGGTCATTGTCCGTG